AGCAAAGTATCCTTTGGCATAATTTTACTGCAGAACAGGAATCTAACAGGAATTAACTAAGAACAATCTAAATTTCTTGTAGAAGCTGAATGCATAGTTAACTTAAGCACAATCACGCGGTGCGTATCCGCGATCTAAGCCTGAAAAGAGAGGCAGCTCCTTGGGTTTTAGCCCTAATCCAGGACAATGTGGATGGCACAGCCTGTTGCTGCCACCAAAGCTACCACTTCCGAGttgcaggcagcaggcagcaggcggcaggcagcaggaaaatgggaaacagaataaataataccgaCTAAGCTGTGGTAATAATCGCAACCTGAGCGAGTTGCTGCCCCTGGCAACGGACATAAAGTGGAACTTAAGCTGCAGATGGAGCTGGGAACCACTGATTGAACGCAATGAAgcgtataaatataacaatttattattatgattttaaaGCATCAGCAAGCAAGCGAGCGAGCAGTAGCAGGAGGAAAAAACTCATAAAATAGTAATAACTATATCGAAGGCCCTGTGAGCCACATCCATTCAAGACGCATCAGCGGGAAAGTGCCGCAATCACAGGGAAAATGGTGAGGAGGagaaggcggaggaggaggatgatggAGACATGTTTCGCACATGAATTTCCCACAATGCGTGGAAAGTGTGTGGAAATGGTGGAAAGTGCTCCAGCAACAAAAGCCTAGAGAACTCCACATAAGCAGGCTGACATATTGCCCAGAAGTGTGGGGTGAAAAAGAGTGACAGAGGGTAAGCAGGCCAAATGCGATTATGACTGCCAGATTTAGTTGTCATACAGAAGCACTTAACTTTTGGAATTGTTTTGAATGATGGCGTTGGCGATGAGGATCAGGAAGCGAAGTAAGTGTTCGAGTATGTGTCCTTTGCCGCTCTTTTGGCGGGGGAAAGCCCTGCAATTTGACAAAGGAACCAttccccgcccccgcccctcTCAACGCCACCACCGACAGCACTTCGCACCACTTTGACAAAGTGTTAACAAGGCCGAATGGGAAATTCAGGAAGCGGAAAGAGAAAAGCGGATTGCGGATGGCGACGGGTTCCGTGGCGAGCCCAATGATGTGTAAAgccatataaattattttcactcaGCCAGAGCGATTGACGAAATGTCTTTATCCCCTAATTGGCCAGTTCACGCGGAGAAAAATCGCCAGCATTGGCCTACTGTGCTTCCGAAGTTGAAAGTATCTTAACTATAAGTAGGTAGTATCCCTTTAGATGCAAAAGTACTTAGTTATAGTGATGGTATGATATTATGATATATAAAACCTAGAAATAGTGCTTACTTTTGGACacctttattatttatgtaataTATTGATGTAGGATCTCAAAGGACAGACTTACCACCGCCATTTTTGTAGCACAAATAGGGAAATCTCCAGACGTTTGCTAAATCGACGGCGAATCCAATAACCGATAATAAAAAATCCACTTTGCCGCTCCATGTTTCGCGCTCGTCGCTGATGCTATTGTTATCGTTATCGTGTGGCGTGGGCGTCTTTGATTTGGATATATGACCGGTTGGTGACATCTGCGACTATATAACCCGTCGTGTCCTTGACCCAAAATGTGGAGATCCCGCCGCCGCACTTTGAAATCTGTGAATATCGTAGTACTTCAATGGGTCAGCTCAGAGCTCACATATGCAGAAATATGAACCATATTCAATGATTTAAATCCCATCCCCTGCAAATCCAAAACCCTTCACCAATCAATGGGCTTCAATGAGTGGGTGTCCAGGGCACTTGAAACCTGTTTGGCAACGACATGTGCTTACCCAGCCCTTGAAGAGCTCGTTggcacattacgcatacgacagGTGGCATGTTCAAACACACTGGGCAGCAAACACTTGACCATCCACACCACAGAACAAGCACATATATCCGCCTCTATGTGCCCAACTCTCGGGTATCTTTGCGTGTAATGAAACCACAAACACGTCAAACAATTAATCTGATCTACTTAATTCGTCCCCGCTGACTTTAATTGCCCTGAGTTGCGATCAATTAAGCGAAATGCAGATTGAGTGCTTAAAGTTCTCGGAGCTGCACTGGGCTTATTTATGACCAGAATTTATGCATCTTTTTATTTCAGATTCGATGGCAATCATAGTTGGACGGATTACAGAGCATTACAgcattttgtataattaacTTATAATAActtgtgtttttatttcaatatgtTTAAATGAACTACTTTCTTATCGAATTACAACGCATTTTTAAGCTATCGGGTCTGATTATTACCATCTGCAAtcattcatatttaaaatttggcATTTTACAACGATTTTTTAATACCATGCCTAACTTGATTCAgctaatgaatatttaattttcgatCTGTTTAAGCCAGCTGCACTGGAAAACTTGGTTTTTAAAGATAGTATGTTGCTTATTTGTTGCTCGCTTTGAATTACTCAGTTATTCACCTCGTccgataataatttttatcgTAGTTACCTTTACAAATACCTAATAACTGGTTTTTATGCTTACTTACCTAAAATATATCAAGCTCAAATCATGTAGTTGCTCCAATCCATGGTAAAATAATCCTTGattcttttgaaaaatatccAGAAAAAAGCGCCACTCAACCAATGCCGAATGCCAAAACCGAATTTCACTTCACATACATGGGCTTAGAtgtgtttaaattttttggaaATCTTTTCAACTGGAGGGCGGTGTTGGGAATTTCAAAATCGGAGCTGTTGCGCCTTCGGTGACATGCGAGCGTTTGCAAATGGCTGCTGGCCAGCGGCTGCTTTTATAGCCCGCGACAAGTGGTTACCGTTACGTCGGCTGCATCTCttatcacacacacacacacacccgcataCAGCCCCAACACTCGCCAGCACACATACCAGCGCCACTTATGTGCGGaaaagttttgtgtgtgtgtcaagCGCAGCGGTGAAGTTGAACCTCTAGAGCTGAAATCCGAATTCTGAAAGCCAGAAGTCGCATGCGCCAAGGAAACGTCGACGGAACCGGAACGGAAGTGACCAATTAGAGTTGCCTTATATACACAGCGtcaacgtggcgtatacgcgatGTGCGTGTACTGGTGCAGCCTGCCTCTGTGTGCGAGAGCGTTCACTGTACGTGTGCGCTGTTAACTGGGGATGCTGCTGTTAGCCTGAGAGACTTTCTGCATGGCCATGTTAACCCGTTGCTATCTTTGAATTGCTGGACAAGGTAAGTTAATATAAGGTAATTATATATTACTGTTTTAATCTGAAAAGAACAACAGGCATCCTCAATCCGTATTCTTTCCATTAATTAGGCCAATCTATACAGGATTCATATTTGTAGACTAGACTATCTAAATTacttgaaaaaatacaaataacttTAAAGTAATCAttcattgttatttttatttttttttattttataaggTTAGACAAATATACAATATTAAGTCAAATGGGTTTGTAGATGTATTTTAGTATTAATAACAATACCTTTGACTCTGTTCTTTGTTATAAAAGGCGgtatacataaataatcataaacaaGATTCTATGTCTCCCTTTGagtaaaatacatatatctttttgGGAATGACTTTCCCAAGGGCAACCAGAGGGTTAAGCACTGTTAGGACCACTTCTGTTGGTGTCGTACTCTATTTTGGCGTTCGTCTTGTGCAATCCCCTTTGCTGGTTCACACTCTTTCCCAATATTCCCACATCTGACTCGCAAACATATTTCGAAAACTTTTCGAAAACGCTCGCGTGCATTGCTCAGAATATCTTTTTTTAAATCCCAACCGAGAGCAGTTGGCAACGAGCGGTCGTGTACTACGGAAGCGTGAAAGACCAATTCGCGGATTCAGTCTAAAAGTGCAGcggtataaatacatacatagaaacttacatacatatgtatgtggaaAGCCAGGGCACTTAAGGATTTCAGCGAAAGTGCGTGTGGCTGCGTGTCGCTGGAAAAATTCTTCGCGAATCTACGGTGGCGAGAAGAATTCCGACACTATCGCAGAGGTTTTTATATAAGAGGCAAGCGggcattatttttaatttagctGTTGATATTATGCATAAAGCGAAGAGAGAAAACAAACATCAAAACAGAATAGAATCCGCGAAGCCGGGAGAGTGGCGAGAAGAATTCTACGGCCTGGTTCTAAAATCTTTTTTCCTCAAATTCCGCCCGTGTGTGTACgtgtcaaaatatttatacgcgCACACGCTCCTCGGATTATTTGTTTGGTGAATTTCCACCAGGCACAGTCcctatacatatttatgtacatatgcacatatgtcCGTTTACCAGGAAGCGAATACACAAATCCCAATTCAGCCGATCAATTAATCTCTTAATTTACTTTAGCCGCGTGCaggaacagcaacaaaagataCATAAATGCAGATACTAGCGCGTATAAAATAAAGGAATCGCACAGATATAGAAATGTATTCCTTTGGTGTTTcagttgctgtttctgttgctgtttctgctgctgtcgctataaatatttacaacgCCCGCCTTGTATACAAAGTGTAAATATGTAGATACAATCTGGTAGATACATTCGCGTACATAAACTGTTTCAATTGTTTTATTGGCCCGCTCATGGACAAAGCTGCGCAGAATTGTGAATCAAAAGTGAATCAAGTGCTATGAACTGTCCAGTAAATAAAAACTGAGTTCCAACCACATTTTCGAAGCCAAAAATCGCCCATGTAAACAGCCAAAATGTCTAAGAAACCACGTGGAAACATTCACAAGATACGAGAGTTCGAATTGGAGAAGGTGAGTGATCGGCTATGAATCAATCCGTAATCGGATCGTAATGTAAATACAGTACTCATATATTTCGGCGCGACTTGTGATCCAAGTGATTTTTTTATGGTTCATCCCGCCGCCATAAACAAATAGGCAGATAGAAAAAGGTATTAGGAGTTCGACTTGGCCCAGTCGCGTCTTGATCGGAATGATGGGCAATCTGCCAATTGTCTCTTCCCCGGGAAATCGTCTACAACACAACTGGGAAAATGCCATGTTAACGATTAGATTTCTGATCATTAAACACAAACAGCAATGGGCAGCGTCTCGATCGCGAATACAGTAATGTTTAATAGGTCTAGGTAACGCATactatatgtactatatatgtacatacatatgtacacacatgTCGCCCAGTGCATTTGCACATTTAATTGTTCAGATATAGTTGAGGTGGGTCTTTAACGAGGCGTTGCACTTCACAAGAAGCTCTCTTTGATTTTTCCGCATAGGAAGCAAATTATAGGTGAGTCAATTAGTTCGTTAATAATGGAATTCCGTTTAGGAACACGTGTCGCAGTCTAAATCTATCAGAAAACAGCAAGTGCAGTAAATCTAGTACATTTATAGACTTCAAGTTACAAGTAACTTCgagtttaagttttttttaaggtTATAAATTCAAAACCCATTTTCTCCTACAAAAAATATCTATTTtctattcaattaaaaacatattatgGTTCCAAGAAGTTTCTCTACCCAAATTGAATACATCTATGCATTCATAGTTCCCCTCGCAATCGCAGCTGTTTTAATGTGCCATCTATATATAGATCCAGCTTGTGGACGAGTTTGATATCATACAGATCGTCGGCGAAGGATGGTTCGGGAAGATTTTACTGGTGGAGCATCGGGGATCCCAGACGGAGATGGTCCTCAAAGCTGTACCCAAACCATATGTGACCCTGCGCGACTTCTACCGGGAATTCCACTACGGACTCCACCTCGGCGTTCACCGACACATTGTGACCACCTACGATGTGGCCTTTGAGACGGCGGGCTTCTACGTGTTTACTCAAGAATATGCTCCACTAGGTGGGTATCCTTATACTCcaatataatatttgataTATCTAATatctaatatatattatatctaATATCTAATACCTAATATCTATAAATTGCAGGGGATCTCACATCGAACGTGACCGATTCGGGCGTGGGCGAAGTGTACAGCAAGCGGGTGGCGAAACAGTTGGCCTCGGCCATTGACTACATGCATTCAAAGTGAGTTTTACTGTACCCCAAAAGGTACTTCTAAAAAAGTAGCTATAGAGTTATAAGTAAAGTTCAATCATCATATAACGCTAATTACTTTTCCTATTCCACAGAGACATAGTGCATCGGGACATAAAGTTAGACAACGTGCTCATCTATCGCTCGGACTTCCAGCGCATCAAGCTCTGTGATTTCGGCGAGTCCTTTCCCACAGGCTCCACTGTAGAGCGACGCAACGAGTGGCTGCCCTACAGTCCGCCAGAAGTATTAGAAATCAAGCCCGAGGGCAGTTACAAGTAATTACCATCATCTTTTCAACTTATATCCTTCGATGAGTTACCTATTAACACATATCTATACATTTGCAGAGCCGATCCGAGCCACGATGTTTGGCAGTTCGGCATTGTGATCTTCGTGTGTCTAACTGGCTGCTTGCCCTGGCAGAAAGCTGCCTCCGATGATCCGCGCTATGTGCGCTACTTGGCCTGGCAGGGCGGACTCATGATGATGCCTCTGCGGCGAACCCCGCGACTCTTCAAGCTGCTCACTTCGAATGCGCAGCGCATGTTTAAGCGCTTCTTTGCCAGGATCTCCAATCGGCCGAAGAGCCTGGCCGACGTAACCAAGTTCCTAGACGACCGCTGGCTGGCCAAGACCGCCCAGAAGGAGATGGCCGAGTACGAGACCGACGAGCTGTGCCCCTCCATGTACTCCTTCCACAGCAGCCCGGATGAGAAGAACAAGCTGCTCTACACCTTGGCCGACTGCGGAATCGAGACCAACGTGGACCggcagcagaagaagaacCGCATCAAAGACTGGATAGAGTCGTCCATCATTACGGAGGAGGACGAGGTGAGAGTTGGCATACGAAATGGGGCTCATATCGGGGGAGAAAGGAACTAATGCAGACTAAAAGTTCatgttatatttataactatGCAGTCATTCATAGTCCTTATATTCAAGGTTTCTTCTAACATTATTTCCATTGAAAGTCCCAGCAAGTATCTTCACATCTTTTTCTCTTTAAATGGCTAATCCTACTTATAGAAATGTCTCATAATCAACCATTTTAAATCCTAATTATCATTTCCTTGGAAGCctcttttgtattttatagaCAATTGATCTTGA
This sequence is a window from Drosophila teissieri strain GT53w chromosome 2R, Prin_Dtei_1.1, whole genome shotgun sequence. Protein-coding genes within it:
- the LOC122612199 gene encoding serine/threonine-protein kinase SBK1 isoform X3; translation: MSKKPRGNIHKIREFELEKIQLVDEFDIIQIVGEGWFGKILLVEHRGSQTEMVLKAVPKPYVTLRDFYREFHYGLHLGVHRHIVTTYDVAFETAGFYVFTQEYAPLGDLTSNVTDSGVGEVYSKRVAKQLASAIDYMHSKDIVHRDIKLDNVLIYRSDFQRIKLCDFGESFPTGSTVERRNEWLPYSPPEVLEIKPEGSYKADPSHDVWQFGIVIFVCLTGCLPWQKAASDDPRYVRYLAWQGGLMMMPLRRTPRLFKLLTSNAQRMFKRFFARISNRPKSLADVTKFLDDRWLAKTAQKEMAEYETDELCPSMYSFHSSPDEKNKLLYTLADCGIETNVDRQQKKNRIKDWIESSIITEEDEEENEETNSASPSSSVSREPLPGHISSLRKPASPAESAKEINSTLKDATQKHFDPRTGALQQGPSEMGQVAMAYSKSASPASNYSTTASTLNNADSLLTLGSRQDLLASNLTMYTSMETELNRLVKDSAYGSLDVSEMAAASRSPSLMKDTAYDRTTSSSSHNIARRQRR
- the LOC122612199 gene encoding serine/threonine-protein kinase meng-po isoform X2 encodes the protein MSKKPRGNIHKIREFELEKIQLVDEFDIIQIVGEGWFGKILLVEHRGSQTEMVLKAVPKPYVTLRDFYREFHYGLHLGVHRHIVTTYDVAFETAGFYVFTQEYAPLGDLTSNVTDSGVGEVYSKRVAKQLASAIDYMHSKDIVHRDIKLDNVLIYRSDFQRIKLCDFGESFPTGSTVERRNEWLPYSPPEVLEIKPEGSYKADPSHDVWQFGIVIFVCLTGCLPWQKAASDDPRYVRYLAWQGGLMMMPLRRTPRLFKLLTSNAQRMFKRFFARISNRPKSLADVTKFLDDRWLAKTAQKEMAEYETDELCPSMYSFHSSPDEKNKLLYTLADCGIETNVDRQQKKNRIKDWIESSIITEEDEEENEETNSASPSSSVSREPLPGHISSLRKPASPAESAKEINSTLKDATQKHFDPRTGALQQGPSEMGQVAMAYSKSASPASNYSTTASTLNNADSLLTLGSRQDLLASNLTMYTSMETELNRLELRDARHSSYANLPYASQVKDSAYGSLDVSEMAAASRSPSLMKDTAYDRTTSSSSHNIARRQRR
- the LOC122612199 gene encoding serine/threonine-protein kinase meng-po isoform X1; the protein is MSKKPRGNIHKIREFELEKIQLVDEFDIIQIVGEGWFGKILLVEHRGSQTEMVLKAVPKPYVTLRDFYREFHYGLHLGVHRHIVTTYDVAFETAGFYVFTQEYAPLGDLTSNVTDSGVGEVYSKRVAKQLASAIDYMHSKDIVHRDIKLDNVLIYRSDFQRIKLCDFGESFPTGSTVERRNEWLPYSPPEVLEIKPEGSYKADPSHDVWQFGIVIFVCLTGCLPWQKAASDDPRYVRYLAWQGGLMMMPLRRTPRLFKLLTSNAQRMFKRFFARISNRPKSLADVTKFLDDRWLAKTAQKEMAEYETDELCPSMYSFHSSPDEKNKLLYTLADCGIETNVDRQQKKNRIKDWIESSIITEEDEEENEETNSASPSSSVSREPLPGHISSLRKPASPAESAKEINSTLKDATQKHFDPRTGALQQGPSEMGQVAMAYSKSASPASNYSTTASTLNNADSLLTLGSRQDLLASNLTMYTSMETELNRLGEADPRLNQRTQSNNPLLTTFDVTTNPAAKNSIGVGTRGSSRSILKSSIATAAFPALGAFNLGQSHSLQQLNQHLQANSTGLTPSKSSFFRR